The following proteins come from a genomic window of Alicyclobacillus dauci:
- a CDS encoding GDSL-type esterase/lipase family protein encodes MKRGKWRMILFGSAALLLCASAAGLATLSRQRVGMHQPSSPTVHESPSVTVGGSSGSNRSSESKANSTSKVRGQPHGSLTPKLHGTIVSLGDSITYGFNLPGAHGEVPSPDAYPFLLGSMLHKHVMDLGVPHWTTSALIQALDTPPFQSALRQASVVTVDIGSNDILHAFNGVLADYLQGIEPSSMQPTIDALNENIQSLQGEYATVIEKIRAQTSAPIVLTTLYDPAPDSTPMHDFADPYIVRANNVIMGAAATYHTLLYDAYGTVNHNQWSLIRLEDIDIHPTIPGQKALAAGFYEVWQNKSLNEPTRYAVTEHVADIYAKRDVHSDVIGRIKGVNGYPVLSQTSSWDEIRVQETNGFVRRRDVTEIVRREPDARFGLTTVEATPVQCRVDGTEDSLQGLLVNGRLYAPAAALGHLAGRDVRWNNSTRTVEIAAGDPAQIDTTHQPNVAPPPTTSTPELVTVEYMGAAVTIGGEMVDMPVEPFSYQGDIYAPVAPVWTQLGGQMGALDGQFH; translated from the coding sequence GTGAAACGAGGAAAGTGGAGAATGATTCTCTTCGGCAGCGCCGCACTTCTCCTCTGTGCGAGCGCTGCCGGACTAGCTACTTTAAGCCGTCAAAGAGTCGGTATGCACCAGCCAAGCTCACCCACTGTACACGAGTCTCCGTCGGTGACTGTAGGCGGATCGAGCGGATCGAATCGTTCGAGTGAATCAAAGGCCAATTCCACGTCCAAGGTCAGGGGGCAGCCGCATGGTTCGCTCACGCCAAAACTCCACGGGACCATCGTATCGCTCGGCGATTCCATCACGTATGGATTCAACCTGCCGGGAGCGCATGGGGAGGTCCCTTCGCCAGACGCCTATCCATTTTTGCTGGGGAGTATGCTGCACAAACACGTGATGGATCTCGGCGTCCCCCACTGGACCACATCCGCTCTCATTCAGGCGCTCGATACACCGCCCTTTCAAAGCGCGCTCCGGCAGGCATCCGTGGTTACGGTAGACATTGGCAGCAATGACATCTTGCATGCCTTCAACGGGGTTCTCGCGGATTATCTGCAGGGGATCGAACCGTCGTCCATGCAGCCCACCATCGATGCGTTAAACGAAAACATCCAATCGCTGCAGGGCGAATACGCGACGGTCATTGAAAAAATCCGCGCACAGACAAGCGCCCCGATTGTACTGACAACACTGTACGATCCGGCCCCGGACAGCACCCCGATGCACGATTTCGCCGATCCATATATCGTCCGCGCAAACAACGTCATCATGGGCGCCGCCGCGACGTATCATACGCTTCTCTACGACGCATACGGCACCGTCAACCACAACCAGTGGTCGCTCATTCGCCTTGAGGACATCGACATTCACCCCACGATTCCCGGTCAGAAGGCACTTGCGGCGGGGTTTTACGAGGTGTGGCAGAACAAGTCGTTGAACGAACCGACACGCTATGCCGTCACAGAGCACGTTGCAGACATTTATGCTAAGCGCGATGTGCACTCGGACGTGATCGGCCGCATCAAAGGAGTTAACGGATACCCGGTCTTGTCGCAGACGTCGTCGTGGGATGAGATTCGCGTACAGGAGACCAACGGGTTTGTGCGAAGGAGAGACGTCACGGAAATCGTCAGACGAGAGCCCGATGCCCGTTTCGGACTAACCACAGTCGAGGCGACGCCCGTTCAGTGTCGCGTGGACGGTACAGAGGATAGCCTGCAGGGATTGCTAGTGAACGGACGTCTATACGCCCCTGCGGCCGCACTGGGTCATCTCGCAGGACGCGATGTCCGTTGGAACAATTCCACGCGGACTGTGGAGATTGCGGCGGGCGATCCGGCGCAGATCGACACCACCCACCAACCCAACGTCGCTCCCCCACCGACCACGTCGACACCGGAGCTCGTCACAGTGGAATACATGGGGGCTGCCGTTACAATCGGTGGCGAAATGGTCGACATGCCCGTAGAACCATTTTCCTATCAAGGCGACATCTACGCGCCCGTGGCGCCCGTATGGACACAACTGGGCGGACAAATGGGTGCCCTGGATGGGCAGTTTCACTGA
- the atpE gene encoding ATP synthase F0 subunit C: MVQAIYDVAVALLLGLAAVGSGVGDGLVMSKYVEGVARQPEARGSIFASALLGVALVEAFPVIALAFGIIILFTAGKL; the protein is encoded by the coding sequence ATGGTACAAGCGATTTATGACGTAGCGGTTGCCCTTTTGTTGGGTCTTGCAGCCGTTGGTTCTGGTGTTGGTGACGGTTTGGTTATGAGCAAGTACGTTGAAGGTGTTGCTCGTCAACCGGAAGCTCGTGGTTCCATCTTTGCAAGTGCACTTCTTGGTGTGGCCCTCGTCGAAGCGTTCCCAGTTATCGCGTTGGCGTTCGGTATCATCATCCTGTTTACAGCAGGTAAACTCTAA
- a CDS encoding manganese efflux pump MntP, protein MLSHLQTIVQILMMSFALGMDALSLCIGIGLGYIQRNTALQLCFSIGIFHVILTFLGIAFGNLVGHYLGQLGQWFSGLLLIGLGVHMLYSMLFGTEDTPKAMGNVITMLLFSASVSIDALSVGFSLGLRSTTYGLVSAVSFGYVSAVMCAVGLVIGKKFGQSIGRYGELIGSFILIGCGINFLL, encoded by the coding sequence GTGCTGAGTCATCTACAAACCATTGTCCAGATTCTCATGATGTCATTTGCGCTTGGTATGGATGCACTATCCCTGTGCATCGGCATTGGTCTTGGCTACATTCAGCGTAATACTGCGCTCCAATTATGTTTTTCTATTGGTATATTTCACGTGATCCTAACCTTTTTAGGTATCGCGTTCGGCAACCTCGTCGGCCATTATTTAGGCCAACTCGGACAGTGGTTCAGCGGGCTTTTATTGATAGGACTTGGCGTACACATGCTGTACAGCATGCTGTTTGGCACGGAAGACACCCCAAAAGCAATGGGCAACGTCATCACCATGCTATTGTTCTCAGCGAGCGTCTCTATCGATGCTTTGTCAGTTGGCTTCAGCCTCGGGTTGCGAAGCACCACGTACGGCCTCGTCTCCGCTGTGAGTTTCGGCTACGTGAGCGCTGTGATGTGCGCTGTTGGACTCGTCATTGGCAAGAAATTTGGTCAGTCTATCGGCAGGTACGGCGAGTTGATTGGCTCTTTTATTTTGATCGGCTGCGGCATCAACTTCTTGCTCTAG
- the atpB gene encoding F0F1 ATP synthase subunit A: MAAFPKIFAGTLWQTNLTVIGTILFTGLVVFIVLRLALARMDMRSPRGLQNLVEWAADFTSNMARETMPTEQSVRFIMPLAFTMLFFLFVANWLGLIMTVAVHFHPSVASVWGISPAELESAKGEVVLFDSPTSNMSMTLGLAVMVWLISHARGLRHPKQWLKHFYSPSPLAVIEEITNPLTHGMRLYGNIFAGEALLGIMLNAPFALHWIPWQTPLVVLWLLYSGFVATIQAYVFSILMCLYVGNKSFEGNAHH, translated from the coding sequence GTGGCAGCATTCCCCAAGATTTTCGCGGGGACGTTGTGGCAGACCAACTTGACCGTTATCGGAACGATTTTGTTCACGGGTTTAGTGGTCTTCATCGTCTTGCGCCTTGCGCTTGCCCGCATGGACATGCGCAGTCCTCGCGGATTGCAGAACCTGGTGGAGTGGGCGGCTGACTTCACGAGCAACATGGCTCGCGAAACGATGCCTACGGAACAATCCGTGCGGTTCATCATGCCGCTCGCATTCACGATGTTGTTTTTCCTCTTCGTTGCGAATTGGCTGGGGCTGATTATGACCGTTGCGGTTCACTTCCATCCTTCCGTCGCATCCGTCTGGGGCATTAGTCCAGCGGAATTAGAGAGTGCGAAGGGCGAAGTGGTCCTGTTTGACTCTCCAACGTCGAACATGAGCATGACGCTTGGGCTTGCCGTGATGGTTTGGCTTATCAGCCACGCGCGTGGCCTGCGTCATCCGAAGCAATGGTTGAAGCATTTCTACTCGCCGTCGCCACTTGCCGTGATCGAGGAGATCACAAACCCGCTAACGCACGGCATGCGTCTTTACGGCAACATTTTTGCGGGTGAAGCACTGCTTGGTATCATGCTCAATGCACCGTTCGCGCTGCATTGGATCCCGTGGCAAACACCACTTGTCGTTCTGTGGCTTCTCTACAGTGGTTTTGTCGCAACGATTCAGGCGTACGTCTTCTCCATCTTGATGTGCCTCTACGTGGGCAACAAGTCGTTTGAAGGCAACGCACACCATTAA
- a CDS encoding C40 family peptidase → MRKSIRTITLCASILGGLLSVPGCAASPRFYNSTAIENKTAGFVPQQTPRSATPGTNDLPRSVRVIGVKMLPDKVVQLATEPAKPTDTGENIIDLTTSSGLINYLCSTYPRQTIGRVVVTDAQGETLKQIKLSTKRTVSQSVNANDATFAIGQHIQVPPPGVTIDHAINPVAGVNALPAEKADAIITVASTLEGTPYVWGHNKDRGQNGFDCSNFVAYVYHHALGYKMSDNSKVQWSTTGFTVPIWDMRKGDLLLFDNGKHVGIYAGNDQMIQAGGGLGHVGTLPLGPDSYWGKQLSAVRRMF, encoded by the coding sequence GTGCGTAAATCCATTCGTACCATCACCCTGTGCGCAAGCATACTCGGCGGTCTTTTGTCGGTACCTGGATGTGCGGCAAGCCCAAGGTTCTACAATTCAACCGCCATCGAAAACAAAACCGCAGGTTTTGTTCCACAGCAGACCCCACGGTCCGCAACACCCGGTACAAATGACCTTCCCCGATCTGTGCGCGTCATCGGCGTAAAAATGCTCCCGGATAAAGTTGTACAGCTGGCCACTGAGCCGGCCAAACCAACCGACACGGGCGAAAATATTATCGATCTCACCACATCAAGCGGCCTCATCAACTACCTGTGCAGTACCTATCCTCGCCAAACAATCGGACGCGTCGTTGTCACGGACGCCCAAGGCGAAACCCTGAAGCAAATCAAACTCTCAACCAAACGCACGGTTTCCCAGTCCGTCAATGCAAACGACGCCACATTTGCCATAGGTCAGCACATCCAAGTGCCACCACCGGGCGTAACCATCGATCACGCCATCAACCCAGTTGCCGGCGTCAATGCCCTTCCCGCAGAGAAGGCCGATGCCATCATCACAGTGGCGAGTACGCTAGAGGGCACCCCATACGTTTGGGGACACAACAAGGACCGCGGTCAGAACGGGTTCGACTGCAGTAACTTCGTCGCGTACGTCTACCACCATGCCCTCGGCTACAAAATGAGCGACAACAGCAAAGTCCAGTGGTCCACCACCGGGTTCACTGTCCCCATCTGGGACATGCGCAAAGGCGATCTCCTCCTGTTCGACAACGGCAAACACGTCGGCATCTACGCCGGCAACGACCAAATGATCCAGGCTGGCGGCGGCCTCGGCCACGTTGGCACCCTTCCACTCGGTCCCGACAGCTACTGGGGCAAACAGTTGAGCGCGGTCCGCCGAATGTTTTAG
- a CDS encoding TIGR01440 family protein — MASGSGDSCDTPLTPREQNEQQMTQQQDAQHAAVYDAADGSDAAHGTQEAVGPEIKAALQTVLEDLQAAANLGPGQILIVGASSSEVMGKRIGTSTSMAVGRLIVDTVLSCAQPLGFAVAFQCCEHLNRSIVVERSVATHHGLQQVSAVPVPGAGGAVAAAAYFAFTDPVLVETITADAGIDIGDTFIGMHLKRVAVPLRGRVREIGQAHVTMARTRPPLIGGSRAVYDVAEARERLKGQ, encoded by the coding sequence ATGGCATCCGGATCTGGTGATTCATGCGATACACCCCTTACGCCTAGGGAGCAAAATGAGCAACAAATGACTCAACAACAGGACGCCCAGCACGCGGCTGTCTATGACGCGGCTGACGGGTCGGATGCCGCACACGGCACACAGGAAGCGGTTGGCCCGGAGATCAAAGCGGCCCTTCAAACTGTCTTGGAAGATTTACAGGCCGCGGCGAACTTGGGTCCGGGCCAAATTCTCATCGTTGGCGCCTCATCGAGCGAAGTCATGGGGAAGCGCATTGGCACGTCCACGTCCATGGCAGTTGGGCGGCTCATTGTTGACACCGTGCTGTCATGTGCGCAACCGCTTGGCTTTGCAGTCGCGTTTCAGTGCTGTGAGCACCTCAACAGGTCCATCGTCGTCGAACGATCCGTTGCCACACACCACGGCCTCCAACAAGTCTCCGCTGTACCCGTACCCGGCGCTGGCGGGGCCGTAGCGGCGGCAGCTTACTTCGCCTTCACCGATCCGGTTCTCGTCGAAACGATCACAGCGGACGCCGGGATCGACATCGGTGACACGTTCATCGGCATGCACCTCAAGCGAGTCGCTGTCCCTTTGCGGGGGCGCGTCCGTGAAATCGGTCAAGCGCACGTCACCATGGCGAGAACACGGCCGCCACTGATCGGCGGATCGCGCGCGGTGTACGATGTGGCGGAGGCGAGAGAGCGATTGAAGGGTCAGTAG
- the wecB gene encoding non-hydrolyzing UDP-N-acetylglucosamine 2-epimerase, translating to MTVFGTRPEAVKMAPLVRVLDAHPDIESLVCVTAQHREMLDQVLEVFDVRPDVDLDIMEPNQTLGKITTKAITGLETVFGEKRPDIVLVHGDTTTTFAAALAAFYQQVAIGHVEAGLRTYEKYSPFPEEMNRQLADVLCDLFFAPTDLSATNLLNEGRKSENIFITGNTAIDAMRTTVRENYHHPVLDTMPGGRRLIYMTSHRRENWGEKLENICRAARRIVEAHEDIQLVYPVHLNPTVRDTVFTIMGGHPRIHLLDPLGVVDNHNFMARSTLILTDSGGIQEEAPSLGVPVLVLRDTTERPEGIEAGTLKLVGTDEETIVTEANHLLSDKAAYDDMAGRKNPYGDGKASERIVQAILHHFGKSDRPSPFRYLESEKLF from the coding sequence ATGACGGTGTTTGGTACGCGGCCGGAGGCGGTCAAGATGGCGCCACTTGTGCGCGTGCTGGACGCACATCCGGACATTGAATCGTTGGTCTGTGTAACAGCGCAGCACCGTGAAATGCTGGATCAGGTTCTCGAGGTATTCGACGTGCGCCCCGACGTCGACTTGGATATCATGGAACCGAATCAAACCCTGGGCAAAATCACGACGAAGGCCATCACCGGACTCGAGACCGTCTTCGGCGAGAAGAGGCCGGACATCGTCCTTGTGCACGGCGACACGACAACGACGTTTGCCGCGGCGCTCGCGGCGTTTTATCAGCAAGTGGCCATTGGCCACGTGGAAGCTGGCCTACGGACGTACGAAAAATACAGTCCATTTCCGGAAGAAATGAATCGCCAGTTGGCCGATGTATTGTGCGATTTATTTTTCGCACCGACGGACTTATCCGCGACGAACCTTCTCAACGAGGGTCGCAAATCGGAAAATATCTTTATCACGGGAAACACGGCTATCGATGCCATGAGAACGACGGTTCGTGAAAACTACCACCATCCTGTGCTTGATACGATGCCGGGCGGGCGGCGTCTCATTTACATGACCTCGCACCGCCGCGAGAACTGGGGCGAGAAACTGGAGAACATTTGCCGTGCGGCCCGGCGCATTGTGGAAGCCCACGAGGATATCCAACTCGTGTACCCCGTTCACCTCAATCCAACGGTGCGTGATACGGTGTTTACCATTATGGGCGGTCATCCGCGGATTCACTTGCTCGATCCGCTCGGTGTCGTTGATAATCATAATTTTATGGCGAGATCGACACTGATTTTGACAGACTCCGGTGGCATTCAGGAAGAAGCGCCGTCGCTTGGTGTACCGGTGCTGGTCTTGCGGGATACAACGGAGCGGCCGGAAGGAATTGAAGCGGGCACGTTGAAACTGGTTGGTACGGATGAAGAAACGATTGTCACGGAAGCGAATCACTTGCTTTCGGACAAGGCCGCATACGACGATATGGCAGGACGCAAGAATCCGTACGGAGACGGTAAGGCTTCGGAGCGTATCGTGCAGGCGATATTACACCATTTTGGAAAATCGGACCGACCTTCGCCTTTCCGTTATTTGGAAAGCGAGAAACTGTTCTAA
- a CDS encoding ATP synthase subunit I, producing the protein MSVDRLNKRLRTITISWLVFIGLTAVSWFFLGPWRVAVNGLFLGELGGLYVVFSMFRQGHHNDDTQGTALFASGMVGMFTRLILIVVIMVISLKFRTVFNPYAALIGYLLGFVFVFVGLYSYVKNPSRIPKEK; encoded by the coding sequence ATGAGTGTAGACCGATTGAACAAACGCCTTCGTACAATCACAATATCTTGGCTGGTGTTCATCGGCCTGACCGCAGTTAGCTGGTTTTTTCTCGGTCCTTGGCGGGTTGCCGTGAACGGCTTGTTCTTAGGGGAGCTTGGCGGACTATATGTGGTTTTCAGCATGTTCCGGCAAGGGCATCACAATGATGACACACAGGGAACTGCCCTATTTGCTTCAGGGATGGTGGGGATGTTTACCCGCCTTATTCTCATCGTTGTCATTATGGTCATTTCCCTCAAATTCCGTACGGTGTTTAATCCGTACGCAGCACTAATCGGTTACTTGCTTGGTTTTGTCTTCGTCTTTGTTGGACTGTACAGCTATGTCAAGAACCCGAGTCGCATTCCCAAAGAAAAGTAG
- a CDS encoding serine hydroxymethyltransferase: MNLHHFDKDVAVAMEKELRRQQDKIELIASENFVSEPVLAALGSVLTNKYAEGYPGRRYYGGCEYVDVVENIARDRVKELFGADHANVQPHSGAQANMAVYFSVLKPGDKVLGMNLSHGGHLTHGSPVNFSGQLYEFVSYGVDETTHVIDYDAVRAAAIEHKPRIIVAGASAYPRIIDFARMREIADEVGAYLMVDMAHIAGLVATGLHPSPVPHAHFVTSTTHKTLRGPRGGLILCKAEFAKQIDKSIFPGIQGGPLMHVIAAKAVAFGEALKPEFKVYSKRIVDNAAALAEALTAKGFQLISGGTDNHLILIDVRNWNITGKEAERRLDEVGITVNKNTIPFDPASPMVTSGIRIGTPAVTTRGMDAEAMREIANIFHLALSGDFTDVVREAASAQVQELTSRFPLYEGLTYLD, from the coding sequence ATGAATTTGCACCACTTTGACAAAGATGTTGCCGTTGCGATGGAGAAAGAGCTTCGTCGTCAACAGGATAAAATTGAACTGATCGCGTCGGAAAATTTCGTCAGTGAACCGGTATTGGCCGCACTCGGCTCCGTCCTGACAAACAAGTATGCTGAAGGCTATCCGGGCCGCCGCTACTACGGTGGCTGTGAATATGTGGACGTCGTCGAAAACATCGCCCGCGACAGGGTAAAGGAACTTTTCGGCGCCGATCACGCCAACGTCCAACCCCACTCAGGCGCCCAAGCCAACATGGCTGTCTACTTCAGTGTCCTCAAACCCGGTGACAAAGTCCTCGGCATGAACCTCTCTCACGGCGGCCACCTGACGCACGGGAGCCCCGTCAACTTCTCCGGTCAACTGTACGAGTTTGTCTCCTATGGTGTCGACGAAACGACGCACGTCATCGACTACGACGCAGTTCGTGCGGCCGCCATCGAGCACAAACCAAGAATCATCGTCGCCGGCGCAAGCGCATATCCGCGGATTATTGATTTTGCTCGGATGCGCGAGATCGCGGATGAAGTTGGCGCTTACCTCATGGTCGACATGGCCCACATCGCTGGCCTCGTTGCGACCGGACTCCACCCGTCTCCCGTGCCACACGCGCACTTCGTGACATCAACAACACATAAGACCCTCCGCGGTCCACGCGGCGGACTCATCTTGTGCAAGGCCGAGTTCGCGAAGCAAATTGACAAGAGCATCTTCCCCGGTATCCAAGGCGGCCCGCTTATGCACGTCATCGCAGCGAAAGCCGTCGCTTTCGGCGAAGCTCTCAAACCGGAGTTCAAAGTATACTCGAAGCGCATCGTCGACAACGCGGCCGCTTTGGCCGAGGCGCTCACAGCCAAAGGATTCCAGCTCATCTCCGGCGGCACCGACAATCATCTCATTCTCATCGATGTCCGAAACTGGAACATCACGGGAAAAGAAGCTGAGCGGCGCCTCGACGAAGTGGGCATCACGGTGAACAAGAACACCATCCCGTTCGATCCCGCCAGCCCCATGGTCACCAGCGGCATCCGCATCGGCACGCCAGCCGTCACCACCCGCGGCATGGACGCAGAAGCCATGCGAGAAATCGCAAATATCTTCCACCTCGCATTGTCCGGTGACTTTACCGACGTGGTCCGCGAGGCCGCAAGTGCACAGGTGCAAGAATTGACCTCCCGGTTCCCGCTGTACGAGGGATTGACTTATTTGGATTGA
- a CDS encoding low molecular weight protein arginine phosphatase, producing the protein MHILFVCTGNTCRSPMASALARHHVAAHGLNWTVDSAGIYAVPGQPMAAYATDALIRRHVLVPNHQSQPVTPELIEQADLIFAMTRSHKADLLRKFAEAHGKVFTLAEFVEGESAAADVTDPFGGSPEVYEACAEALDATIQKLISRLKEQRDQAD; encoded by the coding sequence ATGCATATCCTATTTGTCTGTACGGGAAACACGTGTCGAAGTCCCATGGCTTCGGCGTTAGCACGCCATCATGTCGCAGCTCACGGACTCAATTGGACGGTTGATTCGGCAGGCATCTACGCAGTGCCTGGACAGCCAATGGCAGCTTATGCAACAGACGCGCTCATCAGGCGGCACGTCTTGGTTCCGAATCACCAATCGCAACCTGTGACGCCGGAACTGATCGAACAGGCGGATCTGATCTTTGCCATGACGAGATCGCATAAGGCGGATCTGCTCAGAAAGTTTGCTGAAGCACACGGAAAAGTATTTACTTTGGCCGAGTTCGTCGAAGGCGAGTCCGCCGCTGCAGACGTGACCGATCCGTTCGGAGGCTCCCCCGAAGTATACGAAGCCTGTGCGGAAGCCTTGGATGCCACAATTCAAAAGTTAATTTCGAGACTGAAGGAACAACGAGACCAGGCCGATTGA
- a CDS encoding MFS transporter — MVRNKSRWNPADKSAQPVAPRRFLHRFVEPELLQPFLFFSLVAITCSEFVRSSLVLSVLPTYGRTVLGFAVEWTGLALSVHYIVDNVLRVPVGWVIDRVGGRTLLIIGFSIGIVAIFWMMNAHQIWSLIGSMGLLGFAVTPMWPSAIATIGKSTPESKRAAFMGYLYMFWLAGMGIGPVIMGFLWSKTYHLAFLVLMAVLIAGLVCVLIFVRMPVGLRGNQGGLAGWAAPEPAVTDGEQPRGHREREVSALGERQMVVHEQGRGQNPGLTQGSDEPLQRPSLRLRRHDLHALWHHIRTVSFLIPGMFVQTFAVSCIVPILSLYAKVVLHLSGPMYSLLLACAGVVTIIGLIPAGRLVDAYGSRRFLVSGFVLGGIAMGIYPIFQSIVATYIFVAVFGVTYAFILPSWNTVLDRNIDPDRKATLWGVFMTIEGLGSAVGAFVGGFVWDHFSPKAPFYVAAVIIVAMGILYGWMPIGRRR, encoded by the coding sequence GTGGTCCGCAACAAGTCCCGCTGGAATCCTGCAGACAAATCCGCACAGCCCGTCGCCCCGCGCCGCTTCCTGCACCGCTTCGTGGAGCCGGAGTTGCTTCAGCCGTTCTTGTTTTTTAGCCTTGTCGCCATCACCTGCTCGGAGTTCGTGCGCAGTTCCCTCGTCCTCTCCGTCCTCCCGACGTACGGCCGCACCGTACTGGGCTTCGCCGTCGAGTGGACCGGCCTCGCGCTCTCCGTTCACTACATCGTGGACAATGTGCTGCGTGTACCGGTGGGCTGGGTCATCGATCGCGTCGGCGGCCGCACCCTCCTCATCATCGGCTTCTCTATCGGTATCGTAGCCATCTTTTGGATGATGAATGCACACCAGATCTGGTCACTCATCGGCAGCATGGGCCTGCTCGGCTTTGCCGTCACCCCCATGTGGCCGTCAGCCATCGCAACCATCGGCAAGTCCACTCCCGAATCAAAGCGCGCTGCCTTCATGGGCTACTTATACATGTTCTGGCTGGCCGGAATGGGCATCGGCCCCGTCATCATGGGATTTTTGTGGTCAAAGACGTACCATCTGGCGTTTCTCGTTCTGATGGCCGTGCTTATTGCGGGGCTCGTCTGCGTCCTCATCTTCGTTCGGATGCCGGTCGGCCTTAGGGGCAATCAGGGTGGGCTTGCGGGTTGGGCGGCTCCTGAGCCTGCAGTAACTGATGGTGAGCAGCCCCGTGGGCATCGCGAGAGGGAGGTGTCGGCGCTCGGAGAGAGGCAGATGGTGGTGCACGAACAGGGCCGGGGGCAAAATCCCGGGCTGACCCAGGGCTCCGATGAGCCTCTGCAAAGGCCGTCCCTGCGTCTTCGCCGCCACGATCTCCACGCCCTCTGGCACCACATCCGCACCGTCTCGTTCCTCATTCCCGGCATGTTCGTGCAGACTTTCGCTGTGAGCTGTATCGTGCCCATTCTGTCCCTCTACGCAAAGGTCGTCTTGCATCTCTCAGGTCCCATGTACAGTCTCTTACTGGCCTGCGCAGGTGTCGTGACCATCATCGGCCTCATCCCTGCCGGCCGCCTCGTGGACGCATACGGCTCACGGAGGTTTCTCGTCTCAGGCTTCGTCTTAGGCGGGATCGCCATGGGGATCTACCCCATTTTCCAGTCCATCGTCGCAACCTACATCTTCGTCGCCGTCTTCGGCGTCACATACGCCTTCATTCTCCCGTCCTGGAACACGGTTTTGGACAGAAACATCGATCCCGACCGCAAAGCCACCTTATGGGGCGTTTTCATGACTATCGAAGGCCTCGGTTCCGCAGTGGGCGCATTCGTCGGCGGCTTTGTCTGGGACCATTTCAGCCCCAAAGCCCCCTTTTACGTCGCAGCCGTAATCATTGTGGCGATGGGCATTTTGTATGGATGGATGCCGATAGGACGACGACGGTGA
- the upp gene encoding uracil phosphoribosyltransferase, with translation MGQVHVLDHPLIQHKLTYIRNKDTGTKEFRALVQEVSMLMAYEITRNLPLVETEVETPVARAKTKVIAGKTLALVPVLRAGLGMLDGILNLIPTAKVGHVGLYRDPETLQPVEYYCKLPQNVENRDVIVVDPMLATGGSASAALSAVKARGAKQPKLMCLVAVPEGIKTVQAAHDDVDIYTASIDEYLNDHGYIVPGLGDAGDRLFGTK, from the coding sequence ATGGGACAAGTCCATGTCCTTGACCATCCACTCATACAACATAAATTGACGTACATACGGAACAAAGATACGGGAACAAAGGAATTTCGCGCCTTGGTGCAGGAAGTTTCGATGTTGATGGCATACGAGATCACGCGGAATTTACCGCTTGTGGAGACGGAAGTGGAGACGCCGGTTGCGCGGGCGAAGACGAAAGTGATCGCCGGGAAAACGTTGGCCTTGGTGCCCGTTTTGCGCGCGGGACTCGGTATGCTCGATGGGATTTTGAACCTCATTCCGACAGCGAAAGTTGGACACGTGGGCCTCTACCGAGATCCGGAAACACTCCAACCGGTCGAGTACTACTGCAAATTGCCGCAGAACGTGGAAAATCGCGATGTCATCGTTGTCGATCCGATGCTCGCCACCGGCGGTTCCGCTTCAGCGGCACTGTCGGCTGTGAAGGCCCGCGGTGCGAAGCAACCGAAGTTGATGTGCCTGGTCGCGGTTCCGGAAGGCATCAAAACGGTGCAGGCGGCACACGACGACGTCGACATTTACACGGCGTCAATCGACGAATATCTAAACGATCACGGCTATATCGTCCCGGGTCTGGGCGACGCGGGGGATCGTTTGTTCGGCACGAAATAA